Proteins encoded by one window of Acidimicrobiales bacterium:
- the yidC gene encoding membrane protein insertase YidC has product MTAIPVLGSTIGQIFEPLYKALAWMIAVFYAVIPNFAVAIGLLTVVVMIVTAPLTVKSTRSTIAMQRVAPELKKIQQKYKGDRVTLNEEMMKLYKEHNINPAGGCLPMLIQLPVFVVLYGVIRGLTNTVTSKTGKITAEPRYISPNTHLYKDIVAAHGHMKAFGLDLANNLFSHHSSWVGAIPYGGIVLVAIALQYLQMRQLNSRNPAAAQANPQMQMMQRYMPLVFAFIYLRISAGVNIYFVVSSLCRIGIQEAIFRSGVLDKAAPRREGVLPSRRSGSGTPAPRKRTMMERLADAQQRALEQQKARQAGLQAEIDKPRPPEAIGPGPRPATKSGTSGDGPAGESTDGETPPEQVAKPKARGNGSGNDAARGSGSNGTAKPPRGTPPKAKSSPNGAAGNGAPAKKPRPQAPSPAPPQGHPRSARKRPRKAR; this is encoded by the coding sequence GTGACCGCCATCCCGGTGCTCGGCAGCACGATCGGCCAGATCTTCGAGCCCCTCTACAAGGCCCTGGCCTGGATGATCGCCGTCTTCTACGCGGTCATCCCCAACTTCGCGGTCGCCATCGGCCTCCTGACGGTGGTGGTGATGATCGTCACCGCCCCGCTCACGGTGAAGAGCACCCGCTCCACCATCGCCATGCAGCGCGTGGCCCCGGAGCTCAAGAAGATCCAGCAGAAGTACAAGGGCGACCGGGTCACCCTCAACGAAGAGATGATGAAGCTCTACAAGGAGCACAACATCAATCCGGCCGGTGGCTGCCTGCCGATGTTGATCCAGCTCCCCGTCTTCGTCGTCCTCTATGGCGTCATCCGCGGGCTGACCAATACCGTCACCAGCAAAACCGGAAAGATAACCGCGGAGCCCCGCTACATATCCCCCAATACCCATCTGTACAAGGACATCGTGGCCGCCCACGGCCACATGAAGGCGTTCGGCCTGGACCTGGCGAACAACCTGTTCTCGCACCATTCGTCCTGGGTCGGAGCCATCCCCTACGGCGGCATCGTCCTGGTGGCCATCGCGCTGCAATACCTGCAAATGCGTCAGCTCAACAGTAGGAACCCGGCGGCGGCACAAGCCAACCCGCAGATGCAGATGATGCAGCGGTATATGCCGCTCGTCTTCGCGTTCATTTACCTTCGTATCTCGGCGGGAGTGAACATCTATTTCGTGGTTTCGAGCCTGTGCCGCATCGGCATCCAGGAGGCGATCTTCCGCTCCGGGGTGCTCGACAAGGCGGCGCCCCGGCGCGAGGGCGTCCTCCCCTCGCGCCGCAGCGGCAGTGGCACCCCGGCCCCCCGCAAGCGCACGATGATGGAGCGCCTGGCCGACGCCCAGCAACGCGCCCTCGAGCAGCAGAAGGCCCGCCAGGCGGGCCTGCAGGCCGAGATCGACAAGCCCCGACCCCCCGAGGCGATCGGCCCCGGCCCCCGCCCGGCGACCAAGTCCGGGACGTCCGGGGACGGTCCTGCCGGGGAGTCGACGGACGGCGAGACCCCGCCGGAACAGGTCGCCAAGCCCAAGGCGCGCGGAAACGGGTCGGGTAACGACGCTGCGCGCGGTTCGGGGTCGAACGGCACGGCCAAGCCCCCCCGGGGCACGCCGCCGAAAGCCAAATCCAGTCCCAACGGTGCCGCCGGCAACGGCGCACCGGCCAAGAAGCCCCGGCCGCAGGCGCCGTCCCCGGCGCCGCCGCAGGGGCACCCCCGGTCCGCTCGGAAGCGGCCGAGAAAGGCTCGTTGA
- the dnaA gene encoding chromosomal replication initiator protein DnaA: MNDTNDLWKRCGDALREQVSDATWRTWLAGLVPQAFDGDLLVLTAPSTLVRDRVENRFLGLISAAAAETASHEVKVRVDVAPVTIEGPLPLTSLFDDDVAPSQSLSAGARAARGTGGRRGGGDRDDGGLDVRYTFDAFVIGSSNRFAHAAALAVAEMPAKSYNPLFIHGDAGLGKTHLLHAIGNYVRENFAGRHVRYVSTETFLNEFVDAIRNNTTTAFKRRYRECDVLLIDDVQFMENKEALQEEFFHTFNHLYAASRQVVLTSDRPPKSIATLEDRLRSRFLSGLITDVQPPEIETRLAILQKKLERDPSPVPDEVLEFIASNVTDNIRELEGALIRVTAYGSLNRQPLTRELAEHVLSDIVKAGRPRPITPQQILETTASTFGFTVEDLCGPSRRRPLVIARQIGMYLFRDLTDYSFPAIAREFGGRDHTTVMHAVLKISSLMKERRQIFDQVNDLIVRIKSGA, encoded by the coding sequence GTGAATGACACGAACGACCTGTGGAAGCGTTGTGGAGACGCGCTGCGAGAGCAGGTGTCCGACGCCACCTGGCGCACGTGGCTGGCGGGCCTCGTCCCCCAGGCCTTCGACGGGGACCTGCTGGTCCTCACGGCGCCGAGCACGCTGGTGCGCGACCGCGTCGAGAACCGCTTCCTCGGCCTGATCAGCGCGGCGGCGGCCGAGACCGCCTCCCACGAGGTGAAGGTCCGCGTGGACGTGGCCCCCGTCACCATCGAGGGTCCCCTGCCACTCACCTCGCTCTTCGACGACGACGTCGCCCCCTCCCAGTCGCTGTCGGCGGGCGCCCGGGCCGCCCGGGGCACGGGCGGGCGGCGGGGAGGCGGCGACCGCGACGACGGCGGGCTCGACGTGCGCTACACCTTCGACGCCTTCGTCATCGGCTCCTCCAACCGCTTCGCCCACGCCGCCGCCCTGGCCGTGGCGGAGATGCCCGCCAAGTCCTACAACCCCCTGTTCATCCACGGTGACGCCGGCCTGGGCAAGACGCACCTGCTGCACGCCATCGGCAACTACGTCCGGGAGAACTTCGCCGGGCGCCACGTCCGCTACGTCTCGACCGAGACGTTCCTGAACGAATTCGTGGACGCCATCCGCAACAACACCACCACCGCCTTCAAGCGCCGCTACCGGGAGTGCGACGTCCTGCTCATCGACGACGTCCAGTTCATGGAGAACAAAGAGGCGCTCCAGGAGGAGTTCTTCCACACCTTCAACCACCTCTACGCGGCCTCCCGCCAGGTGGTCCTCACCTCGGACCGGCCCCCGAAGTCGATCGCCACCCTGGAGGACCGGCTCCGGAGCCGGTTCCTGTCGGGGCTCATCACCGACGTCCAGCCCCCCGAGATCGAGACCCGGCTGGCCATCTTGCAGAAGAAGCTCGAACGCGACCCCTCGCCGGTGCCCGACGAGGTGCTCGAATTCATCGCCAGCAACGTCACCGACAACATCCGCGAGCTCGAGGGCGCCCTCATCAGGGTCACCGCCTACGGGAGCCTGAACCGCCAACCCCTCACCCGGGAGCTGGCCGAGCACGTCCTGTCGGACATCGTCAAGGCCGGCCGGCCCCGGCCCATCACCCCGCAACAGATCCTCGAGACCACGGCGTCGACCTTCGGGTTCACCGTCGAGGACCTGTGCGGCCCCAGCCGGCGCCGCCCCCTCGTCATCGCCCGCCAGATCGGCATGTACCTGTTCCGCGACCTCACCGACTATTCGTTCCCCGCCATCGCCAGGGAGTTCGGCGGCCGGGACCACACCACGGTCATGCACGCCGTGCTCAAGATCTCCTCGCTCATGAAGGAGCGCCGGCAGATCTTCGACCAGGTGAACGACCTGATCGTCCGCATCAAGAGCGGGGCGTGA
- the yidD gene encoding membrane protein insertion efficiency factor YidD, with amino-acid sequence MLIRLIGIYQGLRVGRPSPCRYLPTCSAYAAEAVERHGAGRGTLLALRRVARCHPWGGRGVDPVPD; translated from the coding sequence GTGCTCATCCGACTCATCGGTATCTACCAGGGACTTCGTGTCGGCCGGCCGTCGCCGTGCCGCTACCTGCCCACCTGTTCGGCGTATGCCGCGGAAGCCGTCGAGCGCCACGGCGCCGGCCGCGGGACGCTGCTCGCCCTGCGCCGGGTGGCCCGCTGCCACCCGTGGGGCGGCCGGGGCGTCGACCCCGTGCCCGACTGA
- the rpmH gene encoding 50S ribosomal protein L34 → MKRTYQPNTRKRAKNHGFRHRMSTRAGRAILKARRLKGRNRLSA, encoded by the coding sequence GTGAAGAGGACTTACCAGCCCAACACCCGGAAACGGGCCAAGAACCACGGGTTCCGGCACCGGATGTCCACCCGTGCCGGAAGGGCGATCCTGAAGGCCCGCCGGCTCAAGGGGCGCAACCGCCTGTCCGCCTGA
- the rnpA gene encoding ribonuclease P protein component, whose protein sequence is MVWRIRDRATFEALRRTGRRSRRGPVTVTFAAVGEETRPRVAYAVGRRVGGAVVRNRLRRRLRAVAADIGGTLRPGAYLVAAGREATGLPYEDLKAHVTAAMTSASQDRRP, encoded by the coding sequence ATGGTGTGGCGCATCCGGGACCGGGCGACGTTCGAGGCGCTGCGCCGCACCGGTCGCCGGAGCCGTCGGGGACCGGTCACGGTCACCTTCGCCGCCGTCGGGGAGGAGACCCGGCCCCGGGTGGCGTACGCCGTGGGCAGGCGCGTGGGCGGCGCCGTCGTCCGCAACCGGCTGCGACGCCGGCTCCGGGCGGTGGCGGCGGATATCGGCGGGACACTCCGGCCCGGCGCCTACCTGGTGGCGGCCGGACGGGAGGCGACGGGCCTCCCCTACGAGGACCTAAAGGCACACGTGACAGCAGCGATGACATCGGCTTCGCAGGACCGGCGCCCGTGA